A window of the Virgibacillus pantothenticus genome harbors these coding sequences:
- a CDS encoding PolC-type DNA polymerase III produces MDISKKEKMDVLLRQLQISEDHLAYFADSYLNKLEIFKQTKTWHFHISTNQVLPCEVYQLFKHQLQTCFAQIANVELTIETANRSCSEQTTLNYWENFIQSFTHLSPAYKDMVQSQTPKVNGNNIMLTARNEAEGKAVKKRLEEPFKAYCSKSGLPNFHLQIEVKPELEAIQQFKEQKAAEDQQLVQRTIQEKTKRDQAKLQPENKPLMFGYKIQDEPVQMEEILEEERRVTVQGYIFAVDIRKLRSGRSLLIIKATDYTDSLQIKMFSKGEEDAEKFDVVKEGMWIKARGSIQTDMYSNELAMMANDIHEIKVEPRKDVAPDEEKRVELHAHTTMSQMDAVVSPANLIAQAAKWGHKAIAITDHAGVQGFPEAYNAGKKHNIKVLYGVEANLVDDGVPIAYNDKDLDLATGTYVVFDVETTGLSAVYDTIIELAAVKIHQGEIVDRFESFANPHHPLSQTTTDLTGITDEMVQNAPEVEEVLTDFRNWMADDILVAHNASFDMGFLNQGFKKLGFDKAANAVIDTLELARFLFPHLKNHRLNTLCKHLDIELTQHHRAIYDAEATGYLLWKLVQALLEKEITNHNQLNNHMGEGNAYQRSRPFHCILIAQTEEGLKNLYKLVSYAHIDYFYRVPRLPRSVLQKYRKGILVGSACDQGEVFETMMQKSAEEAEAVARFYDYIEVQPPANYAHLIEKDLVQNEAQLLDIIKNLVQLGERMDKKVVATGNVHYLDEQDQIYRQILIASQAGNPLNRVTLPQTPFRTTNEMLEAFYFLGEKKATEIVITNTQAIADEIEEIAPVKDGLFTPTIEGADQEIRDLCYTRAKKIYGEPIPEIVTDRLEKELKSIIGHGFSVIYLISQKLVKKSLDDGYLVGSRGSVGSSFVATMTEITEVNPLPPHYVCPSCHYNEFITDGSVGSGFDLPDKNCPTCATPLTKDGQDIPFETFLGFKGDKVPDIDLNFSGSYQPRAHNYTKELFGIDNVYRAGTIGTIAEKTAYGYVKGYASDKQLVYKNAEVDRLVKGCTGVKRTTGQHPGGIIVVPDDKEIFDFTPIQYPADDRNSEWRTTHFDFHSIHDNLLKLDILGHDDPTVIRMLQDLSGIDPKTIPTDDPDVMTIFSGPEALGVKAEQINCKTGTLGVPEFGTKFVRQMLEDTKPNTFAELVIISGLSHGTDVWLGNAQELINDGICELPDVIGCRDDIMVYLMHKGLDASLAFQIMEFVRKGKGLKDEWITEMKKHDVPDWYIESCKKIKYMFPKAHAAAYVLMAVRIAYFKVHHPIFFYAAYFTVRADDFELDTMIKGSNAIRKRIEMITAKGNDASPKEKSLLTVLELSLEMCERGFSFKKVDLYRSSATEFIVEGDALIPPFNAVDGLGTNAALNIVKAREEGEFLSKEDLRERSKISKTVLEYLDNHGCLEGMAEQNQLSLF; encoded by the coding sequence ATGGATATTTCAAAAAAAGAAAAAATGGATGTACTGTTAAGGCAATTGCAGATTTCAGAAGACCATTTAGCCTATTTTGCGGATAGTTACTTAAATAAGCTGGAAATTTTTAAGCAAACAAAGACATGGCATTTTCATATAAGTACCAATCAAGTATTGCCGTGTGAAGTTTATCAACTATTTAAACATCAGCTACAAACTTGCTTTGCACAAATTGCCAATGTGGAATTGACGATTGAAACAGCAAATAGATCATGTAGTGAGCAGACAACTCTCAATTATTGGGAAAATTTTATTCAATCTTTTACCCATTTATCACCAGCGTACAAAGATATGGTCCAATCACAAACGCCAAAGGTTAACGGTAATAATATTATGTTAACCGCAAGAAATGAAGCAGAAGGAAAAGCTGTTAAAAAGCGACTAGAAGAGCCGTTCAAAGCTTATTGCTCCAAATCAGGTTTGCCTAATTTTCACTTGCAAATTGAAGTCAAACCAGAATTAGAAGCTATCCAGCAATTTAAAGAACAGAAAGCCGCCGAGGATCAGCAACTGGTACAGCGTACGATACAAGAAAAAACGAAACGAGATCAAGCAAAGCTTCAGCCAGAAAATAAACCATTGATGTTTGGCTACAAAATTCAAGATGAGCCTGTTCAGATGGAAGAAATATTAGAAGAAGAACGCAGAGTAACGGTTCAAGGTTATATTTTCGCTGTTGATATTCGCAAACTACGCTCGGGCCGCAGCTTGCTTATCATAAAGGCAACAGATTATACCGACTCGCTGCAAATTAAAATGTTCTCCAAAGGCGAAGAGGATGCAGAGAAATTTGATGTTGTGAAAGAGGGCATGTGGATCAAAGCTCGAGGCAGCATCCAAACAGATATGTATTCAAACGAACTAGCAATGATGGCTAATGATATTCATGAGATTAAAGTGGAGCCTCGAAAAGACGTAGCCCCAGATGAAGAAAAAAGGGTCGAATTGCATGCACATACGACGATGAGCCAAATGGATGCTGTCGTTTCCCCGGCAAATTTAATTGCCCAAGCTGCCAAATGGGGACATAAAGCGATAGCAATTACTGACCATGCAGGGGTTCAAGGCTTCCCAGAGGCTTATAATGCAGGGAAGAAGCACAATATAAAAGTGCTGTACGGTGTAGAGGCAAATTTAGTCGATGACGGAGTGCCTATCGCTTATAATGACAAAGATTTAGATTTAGCTACTGGTACATATGTTGTATTTGACGTAGAAACGACTGGTTTATCGGCTGTTTATGATACGATTATTGAATTGGCTGCGGTTAAAATCCATCAAGGTGAAATTGTCGATCGATTCGAGTCTTTTGCAAATCCGCACCATCCTTTATCACAGACAACAACAGATCTTACCGGGATTACCGATGAGATGGTACAAAACGCACCAGAAGTAGAAGAGGTCTTAACCGACTTTCGTAATTGGATGGCAGATGATATTTTAGTAGCCCATAATGCAAGTTTTGATATGGGATTTTTAAATCAAGGTTTTAAAAAACTAGGGTTTGACAAAGCGGCAAATGCGGTCATTGATACGTTGGAGTTAGCCAGATTCCTATTTCCGCATTTGAAGAATCATCGGTTGAATACGTTATGTAAGCATCTGGATATTGAATTAACACAGCATCACCGGGCGATTTATGATGCGGAGGCAACAGGCTATTTATTATGGAAGCTTGTTCAAGCATTGCTCGAAAAAGAGATTACCAATCATAACCAACTGAACAATCATATGGGCGAAGGTAACGCATATCAGCGTTCGCGACCTTTTCACTGTATATTAATCGCACAAACAGAAGAAGGGTTAAAAAACCTGTATAAGCTTGTTTCTTATGCCCATATCGATTATTTTTACCGGGTCCCTCGCTTGCCTCGATCGGTATTACAAAAATATCGTAAAGGAATTCTCGTCGGATCTGCCTGTGATCAGGGCGAAGTGTTTGAGACAATGATGCAAAAATCAGCAGAAGAAGCAGAAGCTGTTGCCCGATTCTATGATTATATTGAAGTGCAGCCACCTGCAAATTATGCCCATTTAATAGAAAAAGATTTAGTGCAGAATGAGGCGCAGCTATTAGATATTATTAAAAATCTTGTCCAGTTAGGTGAGCGTATGGATAAAAAAGTAGTCGCTACGGGAAATGTTCATTATCTAGATGAACAGGATCAGATTTACAGACAAATTCTTATCGCTTCTCAAGCTGGAAATCCATTAAACCGAGTGACATTGCCACAAACACCATTTCGTACGACCAATGAAATGCTAGAGGCCTTTTACTTTTTAGGGGAAAAGAAGGCAACTGAAATTGTCATTACGAATACCCAAGCTATTGCTGATGAAATTGAAGAAATAGCACCAGTTAAGGATGGGCTGTTTACACCGACGATTGAAGGAGCAGATCAGGAAATACGTGACCTTTGCTATACAAGAGCAAAGAAAATTTACGGCGAGCCGATTCCCGAAATCGTTACGGACCGATTAGAAAAAGAACTGAAAAGTATTATTGGTCATGGATTTAGTGTTATTTATCTTATCTCCCAAAAACTAGTTAAAAAGTCTCTCGATGATGGTTACTTGGTAGGTTCCAGGGGTTCAGTCGGATCCTCTTTTGTGGCGACAATGACAGAAATAACTGAAGTAAATCCATTGCCACCACATTATGTGTGCCCGTCCTGTCATTACAATGAGTTTATTACGGATGGCTCGGTAGGAAGTGGATTTGACCTGCCAGATAAGAATTGCCCAACATGCGCAACTCCATTAACTAAAGATGGACAAGATATTCCGTTCGAAACATTTTTAGGCTTTAAAGGTGACAAAGTTCCTGATATTGATTTGAACTTTTCCGGATCTTATCAGCCACGCGCTCACAATTATACGAAAGAATTGTTCGGAATTGACAATGTTTACCGTGCTGGAACAATTGGAACGATTGCAGAAAAAACAGCATATGGTTACGTCAAAGGGTATGCTTCAGATAAACAGCTGGTCTATAAAAACGCAGAAGTTGATCGACTTGTAAAAGGATGTACAGGAGTGAAACGAACGACAGGTCAGCATCCTGGAGGAATAATTGTTGTTCCTGACGATAAAGAAATATTTGACTTTACGCCTATTCAATATCCAGCAGATGATAGAAACAGTGAATGGAGGACGACGCATTTTGATTTCCATTCCATTCATGACAATTTATTGAAATTGGATATACTTGGACACGATGATCCGACAGTCATACGTATGCTCCAGGATTTAAGCGGAATTGATCCGAAAACAATCCCGACAGATGATCCAGATGTGATGACAATCTTTTCGGGTCCTGAAGCCTTAGGGGTGAAGGCAGAACAAATCAATTGTAAAACGGGAACGCTTGGTGTACCAGAATTTGGAACGAAGTTTGTTCGGCAAATGCTTGAAGATACAAAACCGAATACATTCGCAGAGCTTGTCATTATTTCTGGTTTATCACATGGTACCGATGTGTGGCTAGGTAATGCTCAAGAGCTAATTAATGATGGTATTTGTGAACTCCCAGACGTCATTGGTTGTCGCGATGATATTATGGTTTATCTCATGCATAAGGGTCTCGATGCCTCCTTAGCCTTCCAAATTATGGAGTTTGTCCGTAAAGGGAAAGGACTAAAAGACGAGTGGATTACAGAAATGAAAAAGCACGATGTTCCAGATTGGTATATCGAGTCTTGTAAAAAGATTAAGTATATGTTTCCAAAAGCGCATGCCGCGGCTTATGTATTGATGGCTGTTCGAATTGCTTATTTCAAAGTGCATCATCCGATTTTCTTTTATGCTGCCTATTTTACTGTTCGAGCAGATGACTTTGAGCTCGACACGATGATTAAAGGATCCAATGCTATTCGTAAACGGATTGAAATGATAACCGCTAAAGGAAATGATGCCTCTCCGAAAGAAAAAAGTTTACTGACCGTTTTAGAACTGTCTTTAGAAATGTGTGAACGAGGTTTTTCTTTTAAGAAAGTAGATCTCTATCGTTCTAGTGCGACAGAATTTATTGTTGAAGGCGATGCTTTAATTCCACCGTTTAATGCTGTCGATGGCTTAGGAACAAACGCTGCACTCAACATTGTAAAAGCTAGAGAAGAAGGAGAATTCCTATCCAAAGAAGACCTGCGGGAGAGAAGCAAAATTTCCAAAACTGTCTTAGAATACTTAGATAACCACGGATGTTTGGAAGGGATGGCTGAACAAAATCAGCTTTCCTTGTTCTAG
- the rseP gene encoding RIP metalloprotease RseP, whose translation MNTVIAFILMFGLLVFIHEWGHLIFAKRAGMLAREFAIGFGPKVFAFTRNETVYTIRLLPIGGYVRVAGFDPEIIELKPGHHVGLEFSESGKVNKIIVNHKSKHPHARIIEIEEADLDHALQIKGYEVGDEEEKLIFEVDPKAFFVMDEQETQIAPYDRQFASKTVGQRAMQLFAGPMMNFILAIVIFIIIGLVQGTQVEEARMGEIIADSPAAEAGMQNGDEVVQLEGEPISTWEEFTTIIRERPSEELDVTVLRDGEEVTLTIIPKEVEGVEGQESFGQIGVYPAYEKSILGTVTYGFSKTYETTKLILTNLGMLISGQLSLDALSGPVGIYDATDQIVQTGFTNFLLWTAMLSINLGIVNLVPLPALDGGRLLFVGIEAVRGKPIAPEKEGLFHFVGFALLMLLMIIVTWNDIQRLFL comes from the coding sequence TTGAATACAGTAATCGCGTTTATTTTGATGTTTGGTCTCCTCGTATTCATTCATGAATGGGGACATTTAATCTTTGCTAAACGAGCTGGCATGTTGGCTCGCGAATTTGCGATTGGTTTTGGCCCAAAAGTGTTTGCCTTTACTCGGAACGAAACCGTTTATACCATTCGGCTCCTTCCAATCGGTGGGTATGTACGAGTTGCAGGGTTTGATCCAGAGATTATTGAATTAAAACCTGGACATCATGTCGGATTGGAATTTAGTGAATCAGGAAAAGTGAATAAAATTATCGTTAATCACAAATCAAAGCACCCACATGCTCGCATCATTGAAATTGAAGAAGCAGACTTGGACCACGCGTTGCAAATTAAAGGCTATGAAGTTGGTGACGAAGAGGAGAAGCTGATTTTTGAAGTAGATCCGAAAGCTTTTTTTGTTATGGATGAACAAGAAACACAAATTGCACCGTATGACAGACAGTTCGCTTCAAAAACTGTGGGACAGCGGGCAATGCAATTGTTTGCAGGACCAATGATGAACTTTATCTTAGCGATCGTTATTTTTATCATCATAGGGCTAGTACAAGGAACTCAAGTTGAGGAAGCAAGGATGGGTGAAATCATAGCGGATAGCCCAGCAGCTGAAGCTGGTATGCAGAATGGCGATGAAGTAGTGCAATTAGAAGGAGAGCCAATATCAACTTGGGAGGAATTTACAACCATCATCAGAGAACGTCCAAGTGAAGAGCTTGATGTAACAGTTCTTCGTGATGGAGAAGAGGTTACATTAACAATCATACCAAAAGAAGTAGAAGGTGTTGAAGGACAAGAGTCTTTTGGTCAAATAGGAGTCTATCCGGCATATGAAAAATCAATTCTTGGCACGGTGACGTACGGTTTTTCAAAAACGTATGAAACAACGAAGCTCATTTTGACCAACTTAGGTATGCTAATCTCAGGACAATTGTCACTTGATGCATTATCTGGCCCAGTTGGTATATATGATGCCACAGATCAAATTGTTCAAACCGGCTTTACGAACTTCCTGCTCTGGACGGCGATGTTAAGTATTAACTTAGGGATCGTCAATCTCGTTCCACTGCCGGCTTTGGATGGTGGCAGATTATTATTTGTGGGGATCGAGGCTGTACGTGGCAAGCCAATTGCTCCTGAAAAAGAAGGCTTGTTTCATTTTGTCGGCTTTGCGCTTTTGATGCTGCTTATGATTATTGTTACTTGGAACGATATTCAACGTTTATTCCTTTAA
- the rimP gene encoding ribosome maturation factor RimP yields the protein MSSKVIQTTEELVLPILEQKNLELVDVEYVKEGKNWFLRVYIDKEGGVDITECGEVSEELSEQLDQRDPISDAYFLEVSSPGAERPLKKKQDFVENINKQVYVKLYEPIHGEKVYEGKLIDFTNDVLTISYKVKTRNQTVEIPFDKVAKARLAVTF from the coding sequence TTGAGTTCAAAAGTAATACAAACAACGGAAGAATTAGTTCTCCCTATCCTGGAACAAAAAAACCTTGAATTAGTTGATGTGGAATATGTGAAAGAAGGGAAAAATTGGTTCCTACGTGTGTATATTGATAAAGAAGGTGGCGTTGATATTACCGAATGTGGAGAAGTATCAGAAGAATTGAGTGAACAATTGGATCAAAGAGACCCAATTTCAGATGCCTATTTTTTAGAAGTATCTTCACCAGGTGCAGAGCGTCCTTTAAAGAAGAAGCAAGATTTTGTTGAGAATATCAATAAGCAAGTATACGTTAAACTATATGAGCCAATCCATGGTGAAAAAGTATATGAAGGAAAGCTAATTGATTTTACGAATGATGTGTTAACTATATCATATAAAGTTAAAACCCGTAATCAAACGGTAGAGATTCCATTTGACAAAGTAGCCAAAGCGAGATTGGCTGTAACGTTTTAA
- a CDS encoding L7Ae/L30e/S12e/Gadd45 family ribosomal protein, which yields MKNSYLNLVGLAFRAGKCSLGEDAILKDIRARRAVLILLARDIGPQTKKKLTDKCKTYKIPYAIVDDRETLSNAIGKTQRVAVAILDAGFAAKIKTLLGE from the coding sequence ATGAAAAATAGTTATCTTAACCTTGTTGGCCTTGCTTTTCGAGCTGGAAAATGTTCGCTTGGTGAAGATGCCATACTCAAAGATATCAGAGCCAGACGCGCTGTATTAATCTTGCTGGCAAGGGATATTGGTCCACAAACGAAAAAGAAACTAACCGATAAATGTAAAACCTATAAAATCCCATATGCTATAGTAGATGACCGAGAAACGTTATCGAATGCAATTGGGAAGACCCAGAGAGTAGCAGTAGCTATTTTAGACGCAGGATTTGCTGCTAAGATTAAGACGCTACTCGGGGAATAA
- the rnpM gene encoding RNase P modulator RnpM: MVKKRKVPTRRCVVTNEMMPKQELIRVVRNKEGEVFVDPTGKKNGRGAYLCKDIAVIDQAEKTNALNKHLNATVDATVFNELRELVAGPTNEK, from the coding sequence ATGGTAAAAAAACGTAAAGTGCCTACTCGCAGATGCGTTGTAACAAATGAAATGATGCCAAAGCAGGAATTAATTCGTGTGGTCCGTAATAAAGAGGGAGAAGTTTTTGTAGACCCAACTGGTAAGAAAAATGGCAGGGGAGCTTATCTTTGTAAGGATATTGCTGTTATTGACCAAGCGGAAAAAACAAATGCGTTAAACAAGCATTTAAATGCGACCGTTGACGCAACAGTTTTTAATGAATTAAGAGAGTTAGTTGCAGGTCCAACAAATGAAAAATAG
- the nusA gene encoding transcription termination factor NusA, translating to MSTQLFDAIDYLAREKGIDKEILLEALEAALISAYKKNFKSATNVRVELNEETGKMAVFSRKNVVEEVEDHQQEISIQEAKEINPNYEIDDVVEVEVTPKDFGRIAAQAAKQVVTQRVREAERGVIFSEYSDREDDVMTGIIQRKDARYVYVHLGKIEAKLAEAEQMPTEEYNVHDRIKVYVTKVENTSKGPQIYISRSHPGLLKRLFEMEVPEIYDGIVEIKSVAREAGDRSKVSVYAPDPDIDPVGSCVGQKGQRVQAIVNELKGEKIDVVQWSDDPTVYVSNALSPSKVISVLVNEEEKATTVIVPDYQLSLAIGKRGQNARLAAKLTGWKIDIKSETEAREEGLLVEEDEAYSDNEESLFE from the coding sequence GTGAGCACGCAATTGTTCGATGCAATTGATTATTTAGCGAGAGAAAAAGGTATTGATAAGGAAATTCTATTGGAAGCACTGGAAGCTGCTTTAATTTCAGCATACAAAAAGAATTTCAAATCAGCCACAAACGTTCGTGTTGAACTTAATGAGGAAACGGGAAAGATGGCTGTCTTTTCTCGAAAAAACGTTGTAGAAGAAGTAGAAGATCATCAACAAGAAATTTCGATTCAAGAAGCAAAAGAAATCAATCCCAATTATGAAATTGATGATGTGGTTGAAGTGGAAGTAACACCAAAAGATTTTGGCCGTATCGCCGCTCAAGCTGCAAAACAAGTTGTGACACAAAGGGTTAGAGAAGCAGAACGCGGCGTTATCTTTTCGGAATACTCCGATCGCGAGGATGACGTAATGACTGGGATTATTCAACGAAAGGATGCACGGTACGTCTATGTACATCTTGGTAAAATAGAAGCAAAACTCGCTGAAGCCGAACAAATGCCTACAGAAGAATACAATGTGCATGATCGGATTAAAGTGTATGTTACGAAAGTGGAAAATACAAGTAAGGGACCGCAAATATATATTTCTAGATCCCATCCCGGGTTACTGAAACGGTTATTTGAAATGGAAGTACCGGAGATATATGATGGGATCGTGGAGATTAAATCTGTAGCTAGAGAAGCTGGCGATCGCTCTAAAGTTTCCGTATATGCACCTGACCCTGACATTGATCCTGTAGGGTCTTGCGTCGGTCAGAAGGGCCAAAGAGTACAAGCGATTGTGAATGAGCTTAAAGGTGAAAAAATTGATGTTGTACAATGGTCTGATGATCCTACTGTTTATGTTTCGAATGCTTTAAGCCCTTCCAAGGTAATATCTGTACTTGTAAATGAGGAAGAGAAGGCAACAACCGTTATTGTACCGGATTATCAATTATCGTTGGCAATTGGTAAACGAGGTCAAAATGCAAGGCTTGCAGCGAAATTAACTGGTTGGAAAATTGATATAAAAAGTGAAACAGAAGCAAGAGAAGAAGGGTTATTGGTCGAAGAAGATGAAGCCTATTCTGACAATGAAGAAAGTTTGTTTGAATAA